In Hippocampus zosterae strain Florida chromosome 3, ASM2543408v3, whole genome shotgun sequence, a genomic segment contains:
- the LOC127598144 gene encoding F-box/LRR-repeat protein 14-like, whose translation MFEMETHVSCLFPEILAIIFSYLDVKNKGRVAQVCAAWRDASYHKSVWRGVEAKLHLRRANPSLFPSLQARGIKKVQILSLRRSLSYVIQGMPHIESLNLCGCFNLTDNGLGHAFVQDILSLRVLNLSLCKQISDSSLDLIARYLKNLEVLELGGCSNITNMGLLQVAWGLRRLKSLNLRSCRHVSDVGIGHLSGMTRSEAEGCLALEKLTLQDCQKLTDLSLKHVSKGLGGLKMLNLSFCGGISDAGMIHVSRMSQLGSLNLRSCDNISDTGIMHLAMGSLRLSGLDVSFCDKIGDQSLAYMAQGLYRLKSLSLCSCHVSDDGINRMVRQMHELKTLNIGQCVRITDKGLELIADHLTQLTGIDLYGCTKITKRGLERITQLPCLKVLNLGLWQMTDSERVR comes from the coding sequence ATGTTTGAAATGGAGACGCATGTTTCGTGCCTTTTCCCTGAGATCTTGGCCATCATCTTCAGCTACCTGGACGTGAAAAACAAAGGACGGGTGGCCCAGGTGTGCGCGGCGTGGAGGGACGCATCCTACCACAAGTCGGTGTGGCGGGGGGTGGAAGCCAAACTGCATCTACGCCGGGCCAACCCTTCCCTCTTTCCCAGCCTGCAGGCGAGGGGCATCAAAAAGGTCCAGATCCTCAGCTTGAGACGCAGTTTGAGCTACGTGATTCAGGGGATGCCCCATATCGAGAGCCTGAACTTGTGCGGCTGCTTCAACCTGACAGACAACGGGCTGGGCCATGCCTTCGTGCAGGACATCCTGTCGCTGCGGGTTCTCAACCTGAGCCTGTGCAAGCAGATCAGCGACTCTAGTCTGGACCTTATCGCCCGGTACCTGAAGAACCTGGAGGTTCTGGAGTTGGGCGGATGCAGCAACATCACCAACATGGGGCTCCTCCAGGTGGCCTGGGGGCTGCGCCGGCTGAAGAGCCTCAATCTGCGCAGCTGCCGTCACGTGTCAGACGTGGGCATCGGGCACCTCTCAGGCATGACGCGCAGTGAGGCGGAAGGCTGCCTGGCGCTGGAGAAGCTCACGCTGCAGGACTGCCAGAAGCTCACAGACCTGTCACTCAAGCATGTGTCCAAGGGCCTGGGTGGGCTTAAGATGCTCAACCTGAGCTTCTGCGGCGGCATCTCGGACGCCGGCATGATCCACGTGTCCCGCATGAGCCAGCTTGGCAGCCTCAACCTGCGCTCGTGCGACAACATAAGTGACACAGGCATCATGCACCTGGCCATGGGCTCGCTGCGTCTGTCGGGCTTGGACGTGTCCTTCTGTGACAAGATCGGTGACCAAAGCCTGGCTTACATGGCGCAGGGCCTCTACCGGCTCAAGTCACTGTCTTTGTGCTCGTGCCACGTGAGCGACGACGGCATCAACCGCATGGTGAGGCAGATGCACGAACTCAAGACGCTCAACATTGGACAGTGCGTGCGAATCACCGACAAGGGCCTGGAGCTCATCGCCGACCACCTGACGCAGCTGACGGGCATCGACCTGTATGGATGCACCAAGATCACCAAGAGGGGCCTGGAGAGGATCACACAGTTGCCCTGCCTCAAGGTGCTCAATCTGGGTTTGTGGCAAATGACCGACAGTGAGCGCGTCAGGTGA